In Bacteroidota bacterium, the genomic stretch AAATTATCATTTGGCTGACCGAAAACTGCATATCCAAATACAGTATCTCCATCAAAAACAGTCGTTTCCATTCTTACTGAATAGGTCCCTTCAACTGCATCTGTAGATTTTGTTAAGTTTGGTGTTGCACCCATCATAAACAATTGCGCATTTGCTGATGTATATCCAATTGGATCTTCAAAAAACACTTTATTTTCCCATGCTTCAAAATCTCCATTATATACTCCTTGAGCAAAAACTGTATACAGCATTCCAATCGACATAAATGCCGTGAACAATATCTTCTTCATAACCATTTTAATTAAAAGTTGAAAACGAGTACAAAGATACAATAAACAATAGCTTATTGAGAATGGAATCAGTAAAATAGAAATAACTTATATATAGCTATGTGAGTCTCCAAAATCTTTTTTTTGCATTATTTATTTACTATCATCTCATTAGAGCAATTATGATTTACAACTATGCACAAAAAACGTTAAAATGTTAACAATAATTTAACATTATATCCTTAAAAAGCATGAATTTAGATATGTCTTATTTTGAGATTAATTTAACATATGAACACAGAAAACACAAAATCAGAAAAAAAGAAGAATTCAGTTGATGATTTTACTGACGAAATCCTTAAGGATCCGGTAAAAAAGGCGATTATTGAGCTGCTTTATCAAAACGAAGGCTGTTTTTTTGGTGATATTATTGAGGAATTAAACTACCCTTATGCAATTATCCAACAGCATTTATTTGAACTTAAAAAACTGGGGATTATCAGAAAAAATTCCGAACCAGCACATTTCGTTCTTAATTAACTGATTGCTGATTAAAAAAAAGGGAAACCAGAATATCTCCAGTCTCCCTATGTTTTTTTGTGCTATTAAAATTACAATCCCAACATTTCAGGAC encodes the following:
- a CDS encoding winged helix-turn-helix transcriptional regulator: MNTENTKSEKKKNSVDDFTDEILKDPVKKAIIELLYQNEGCFFGDIIEELNYPYAIIQQHLFELKKLGIIRKNSEPAHFVLN